The proteins below come from a single Penaeus monodon isolate SGIC_2016 chromosome 23, NSTDA_Pmon_1, whole genome shotgun sequence genomic window:
- the LOC119588329 gene encoding venom serine protease 34-like produces MKSAVALLVLVAASLASCRRLALEPKKATRDGVDRPPKAAFRQDLSYGSGAHSMASSFEENYWTSSSAFSGRPPSPQATTTSPPTVNPSTKPPTTGACQCGVANPTRIVGGEEVQPAHKYPWQIGLKYEGGNGYWCGGAVINDRYILTAAHCLFDSEGNQESAEGLVVGVGDHLMSSTSDDVAATELISVEKVILHPQYNKQTFDNDIALLKLSKVLTFSTEVRPVCLPENDSKTYAGAE; encoded by the exons ATGAAGTCTGCTGTGGCGCTGCTCGTGCTG GTGGCAGCCAGCCTCGCCTCCTGCAGGCGGCTGGCCCTCGAGCCCAAGAAGGCGACCCGGGACGGCGTTGACAGACCCCCGAAGGCCGCGTTCCGCCAAGACCTCTCCTACGGCTCAGGCGCGCACTCCATGGCGTCCTCCTTTGAAGAAAACTACTGGACCAGCTCTTCCGCCTTCTCCGgacgccctccttcccctcaggCTACCACGACCAGCCCTCCTACGGTAAACCCGTCAACCAAGCCACCAACGACTGGGGCATGCCAGTGTGGGGTTGCCAACCCAACGCGCAtcgtaggaggagaagaagtccAACCCGCCCACAAGTACCCGTGGCAAATAGGTCTCAAGTATGAGGGAGGCAATGGGTACTGGTGTGGAGGCGCCGTCATCAACGACCGCTACATCCTGACCGCCGCCCACTGCCTATTTGACTCCGAAGGCAACCAGGAGTCTGCTGAAGGCCTCGTGGTTGGCGTTGGCGATCACCTCATGAGCTCCACTTCCGACGATGTGGCTGCAACTGAGCTAATCAGTGTGGAGAAGGTCATTCTGCACCCACAGTACAATAAACAGACATTTGATAATGATATAGCTCTTTTAAAGTTGTCCAAAGTCCTAACTTTCTCCACGGAGGTGCGACCTGTCTGCCTTCCTGAGAACGACAGCAAAACCTACGCAGGCGCAGAA